Proteins from a genomic interval of Rosa chinensis cultivar Old Blush chromosome 2, RchiOBHm-V2, whole genome shotgun sequence:
- the LOC112183535 gene encoding 40S ribosomal protein S2-4, translated as MAELEGGATGERGGFGHGIGGFKVFVVVGDSKSHVGLGVKCSKEVATAIRGAIIVAKLWVIPVRRGYKIGKPQTMHCKVTGKCGFVIVGMVPAPRGLGIMVARVPKKVFQFAGIGDVFTSSRGSTKTLETLSRKSRGRLLKMPMESHQLRSKVLENYKGFTPLP; from the exons TGGAGGCTTTGGCCATGGAATCGGAGGCTTCAAGGTCTTTGTCGTCGTCGGCGACAGCAAAAGCCACGTCGGACTCGGCGTCAAGTGCAGCAAAGAGGTTGCTACTGCTATTCGTGGAGCCATTATTGTGGCTAAGCTATGGGTGATTCCTGTGAGGAGGGGTTACAAGATCGGAAAGCCCCAAACCATGCATTGCAAGGTCACCGGAAAGTGTGGCTTTGTTATCGTGGGGATGGTGCCTGCTCCTCGTGGTTTAGGTATTATGGTGGCTAGGGTTCCCAAGAAGGTGTTCCAATTTGCTGGTATTGGTGATGTGTTCACTTCATCCAGGGGGTCTACCAAGACTCTCGAAACTTTGTCAAG GAAAAGCAGAGGGAGATTGCTGAAAATGCCAATGGAAAGTCACCAGTTAAGAAGCAAAGTTCTGGAGAATTACAAAG GCTTTACCCCACTTCCATAA